ATCTTCCGGGAATCTGTCCCCTTACTAGCGGTTATGACAGAAAGTCCTTCCTCTCCATAATCCTGGATCAGAGAATCTACCTCCGCTTCCGTAACCTTCCCCCTTGCCTCTGACGCGATCCGGACTCCCCGGTATTCTTCCGCTGTGATAACAGGGCTTTTTTCCGTCCCATCAACCTGCTTTCCGGACAGGACCATAGAAACCAGCAAAACACTCATAACTGCCAAAGCAAAGACAAAAAATATTGTAACCGCTTTGAAACCTCTCTTTTCTTTCAAAATAAATGGCCCTCTTTTTCGTCTTTACTATTTCAACGAATCAGGAAGGCCATTTGTGACATGATAAGATCAATATTTTAATTTTCTTTTTCAATGATAGACTCTGCCATTTTTAGAAGTTCTTCTACTTCTATATCTCCTATCAGGTCATAATAAGTATCTTCATCTGTCCAAAATACATATCCCATACAGTAATTCAAATTTGAATTTCTCTTCTACGGTGTCAATGGCCGCCAGGTAAAGTGAAAGCATATCTTATGTTCTCCTTCAGCTTCTACTCTCATTATACCAGAGGACCGGACAAAAAGAAACCAGCCCTCCCTCTTCATTTATTAAAACGAATCGGAAAGGCTGGTTGTGACACTTTGCACTAATTATTCTTCAATCTGGAATTTATGCTTGTAATCTTCTTTTTCTTCGTCTCTTACCTTGGCGATACTTGCCACCGTATCTCCCTCTTTCAGGTTGATCAGCTTCACGCCGGAGGTAACCCGGCCAAGAACGGAGATTCCGCTGCACAGCATCCGGATGATGATCCCTTCTGTGTTGATGATCATGATCTCATCCTGCTCGTTGACGCCCTTGATCCCCACTACATTGCCGGTCTTCTCGGTGATCTTATAGCACTTCACACCTTTGCCGCCCCGGTTCTGAGCGGTGAATTCATCCATCAGCGTCCGCTTGCCCATTCCCTTCTCAGAGACGATCAGAAGGTCGGTTCCCTGGGAAGCAAGCTGCATACCGATGACTTCGTCCCGGTCTGCCAGGTTGATCCCACGCACTCCCATAGAGGTTCTTCCGGTGCAGCGCACATCCTGCTCCTTGAACCGGATACACTGTCCGTACTTGGTAGCCAGGATCACTTCCTGGTGTCCGTTGGTGAACTTAACTTCGATCAGCTCGTCGTCTTCCCGCAGGGTGATGGCGGCCAGACCTACCTTTCTCACATTGGCATATTCCTTCAGCGGCGTCTTTTTGATCAGACCCTTCTTGGTAGACATCATAAGAAATGCTTTCTCGCTGTAGTATTCTACCGGGATCACCGCGGTGATCTTCTCTCCCGGCATAAGCTGCAGGAGATTGATGATGGCAGTTCCTCTGGAAGTCCGGCTGGACTCCGGGATCTCGTAACCTTTCAGCCGGTAGACCCGTCCGGTGTTGGTGAAGAACATAATGTAGTGGTGGGTGTTGCACATCAACAGATCCTCCACATAGTCCTCCTCCAGGGTCTGCATTCCCTTGATCCCCTTGCCGCCCCGGTTCTGGGCCTTGAAGGTATCCTCGGACATCCGCTTGATATATCCAAGCTTGGTCATGGTGATCACCACGTCCTCCCTTGGGATCAGGTCTTCCATGGAAATGTCGTACTCGTCAAATCCAATGGAAGTGCGGCGCTCGTCGCCATATTTTTCCTTGATGGCAAGGATCTCTTCCTTGATCACCCCAAGCAGGAGCTTACGGTCCGCCAGGATGGCTTTCAAATGTTCAATCTGTTTTACCAGCTCGTTGTATTCCGCTTCCAGCTTCTCCCGCTCCAGACCGGTCAGCGCACGCAGACGCATGTCCACGATGGCCTGGGCCTGGACGTCGCTTAAGTCAAAGCGGTTGATCAGTTCTGCCTTGGCGATCTGTACCGTCTGGGAACCCCGTATGATACTGATCACTTCGTCGATATGATCCAGGGCGATCAGCAGACCTTTTAAAATGTGCGCCCGCTCTTCTGCTTTATTTAACTCATATTTTGTCCTTCTGGTTACCACGTCCTCCTGGTGCTTCAGGTAGTGGTTCAGCATATCCAGAAGATTCATTACCCTTGGCACGTTATTGACCAGCGCCAGCATGATCACGCCGAAGGTATCCTGCAGCTGGGTGTGCTTGTACAACTGGTTCAGAAGAACGTTGGCGTTCACGTCTTTACGAAGCTCGATCACCACCCGCATGCCTTCCCGGCTGGACTGGTCGCTTAAGTCTGTGATGCCGTCGATTTTCTTATCTCTTACCATCTCCGCGATCTTCTCGATGAGACGGGCTTTATTGATCATGTAGGGAAGCTCGGTGACAATGATCCGGCTCTTGCCGTTTGCCATGGTCTCAATATTGGTCACTGCCCGTACCCGGATCTTGCCCCGGCCGGTGCGGTAGGCTTCCTCGATCCCCCTGGTCCCAAGGATGGTTCCTCCTGTGGGGAAGTCCGGTCCTTTTACGATCTGCAGGATCTCCTCAATGGTAGTTTCTTCTTTATCTGCGATCTGATCGTCGATGATCTTCACCACCGCGTCGATGATCTCTTTCAGATTGTGAGGCGGGATGTTGGTGGCCATTCCCACGGCGATTCCCGAGGTTCCATTTACCAGCAGATTGGGAAATCTGGCCGGCAATACGGTAGGCTCCTTCTCCGTCTCGTCAAAGTTTGGCATAAAATCTACGGTATCCTTGTTGATATCCGCAGTCAGCTCCATAGAGATCTTGCTTAAGCGGGCCTCAGTATAACGCATGGCGGCCGCCCCGTCTCCGTCCACAGAACCAAAGTTTCCATGGCCGTCTACCAGCGGGTAGCGGGTGGACCACTCCTGAGCCATATTTACCAAAGCGCCATAGATGGAACTGTCTCCGTGAGGGTGATATTTACCCATGGTATCGCCCACGATACGGGCGGATTTCCTGTGAGGCTTATCCGGTCCGTTGTTCAACTCGATCATGGAGTACAGGATCCGCCGCTGTACCGGTTTCAGACCGTCCCGCACATCCGGAAGGGCCCGGGAAGCGATAACGCTCATGGCGTAATCAATGTAGGAGTCTTCCATTGTTTTCTTTAAGTCTACTTCATGGACTTTGTCAAAAATGTTGTCTTCCATGTCTTTCTATCCTCCTACACATCCAGGTTCTTCACGTATTTCGCGTTTTCTTCAATAAATTCTCTTCTGGGCTCTACTTTATCCCCCATCAGAGTGGTAAAGGTAAGGTCCAATTCGGAAGTGGTCTCCTCGTCCATGGTCACCCGAAGCAGTACCCGGTGTTCCGGATCCATGGTGGTATCCCACAGCTGCTCTGCGTCCATCTCTCCCAGACCTTTATACCGCTGGATCTTATTGTTGGTATCCCGTCCTACTTCTGTCAGGATGTTGTCCAGCTCCTCGTCGCTGTAGGCATACCATACCTTCTTATTCTTCTCCAGCTTATAGAGAGGCGGCTGGGCCAGATATACATATCCTTCCTTGATAAGATCCGGCATGAACCGGTACAGGAAGGTAAGGAGCAGAGTACTGATATGAGCTCCGTCCACGTCCGCATCGGTCATGATGATGATCTTGTGATATCTTAATTTGGAAATGTCGAAATCTTCGTGGATTCCGGTTCCAAAGGCGGTAATCATCGCCTTGATCTCCGCGTTGCCGTAGATCTTGTCCAGACGGGCCTTCTCCACATTCAGGATCTTACCACGGAGAGGCAGGATGGCCTGGGTGGCCCGGTCTCTCGCCGTCTTGGCGGAGCCTCCCGCGGAGTCTCCCTCTACGATGTAGATTTCGCAGTTTTCCGGATTCTTGTCCGAGCAGTCCGCCAGTTTCCCGGGCAGGGACATGCCGTCCAGGGCAGATTTTCTCCGGGTCAGGTCTCTTGCCTTCCGGGCTGCTTCACGGGCACGCTGTGCCAGGACAGATTTTTCCACCGTCTGCTTGGCAACCTGTGGATTCTGTTCCAGGAAGATCTCCAGCTGGCGGCTGACCACGCTATCCACCGCTCCTCTGGCCTCGCTGTTCCCAAGCTTCTGCTTAGTCTGGCCTTCAAACTGAGGATCCTCTATCTTCACGCTGATAATGGCGGTCAAGCCTTCCCGGATATCCTCTCCTGACAGGTTTGGCTCTGTATCCTTCAACAATTTGTTCTTTCTGGCATAATCATTGAAGGTCTTGGTAAGAGCGTTCCGGAATCCCATTACATGGGTACCTCCCTCAGGAGTGGTGATGTTATTTACAAATCCATAGGTATTCTCATTATAAGAATCATTGTGCTGCATGGCCACTTCCACAGCCACGTTGTTCACCGTTCCCTCACAGTAGATGATATCTTCATAGAGGGGAGTGGTGCTGCGGTTTAAGTACTGAACGAATTCCTTGATCCCGCCTTCATAGTGGAAAATTTTCTCAATGGGTTCTTCTTCCCGGTCGTCCCGAAGAACGATCTTCAGCCCTCTGGTCAGGAAGGCCATCTCCCGGAACCGCTGTTTCAGCACGTTGTATTCAAACACAGTGGTATCGAAAATGGTATC
This window of the Massilistercora timonensis genome carries:
- the gyrA gene encoding DNA gyrase subunit A, producing the protein MEDNIFDKVHEVDLKKTMEDSYIDYAMSVIASRALPDVRDGLKPVQRRILYSMIELNNGPDKPHRKSARIVGDTMGKYHPHGDSSIYGALVNMAQEWSTRYPLVDGHGNFGSVDGDGAAAMRYTEARLSKISMELTADINKDTVDFMPNFDETEKEPTVLPARFPNLLVNGTSGIAVGMATNIPPHNLKEIIDAVVKIIDDQIADKEETTIEEILQIVKGPDFPTGGTILGTRGIEEAYRTGRGKIRVRAVTNIETMANGKSRIIVTELPYMINKARLIEKIAEMVRDKKIDGITDLSDQSSREGMRVVIELRKDVNANVLLNQLYKHTQLQDTFGVIMLALVNNVPRVMNLLDMLNHYLKHQEDVVTRRTKYELNKAEERAHILKGLLIALDHIDEVISIIRGSQTVQIAKAELINRFDLSDVQAQAIVDMRLRALTGLEREKLEAEYNELVKQIEHLKAILADRKLLLGVIKEEILAIKEKYGDERRTSIGFDEYDISMEDLIPREDVVITMTKLGYIKRMSEDTFKAQNRGGKGIKGMQTLEEDYVEDLLMCNTHHYIMFFTNTGRVYRLKGYEIPESSRTSRGTAIINLLQLMPGEKITAVIPVEYYSEKAFLMMSTKKGLIKKTPLKEYANVRKVGLAAITLREDDELIEVKFTNGHQEVILATKYGQCIRFKEQDVRCTGRTSMGVRGINLADRDEVIGMQLASQGTDLLIVSEKGMGKRTLMDEFTAQNRGGKGVKCYKITEKTGNVVGIKGVNEQDEIMIINTEGIIIRMLCSGISVLGRVTSGVKLINLKEGDTVASIAKVRDEEKEDYKHKFQIEE
- the gyrB gene encoding DNA topoisomerase (ATP-hydrolyzing) subunit B — protein: MGTEKVQHEYGADEIQILEGLEAVRKRPGMYIGSTSARGLHHLVYEIVDNSVDEALAGFCDTILVTINKDNSVTVVDNGRGIPVGINHKAGLPAVEVVFTVLHAGGKFGSGGYKVSGGLHGVGASVVNALSNWLEVEICSEGKVYKQRYERGKVVQKLAVIGECDPQKTGTKVTFLPDDTIFDTTVFEYNVLKQRFREMAFLTRGLKIVLRDDREEEPIEKIFHYEGGIKEFVQYLNRSTTPLYEDIIYCEGTVNNVAVEVAMQHNDSYNENTYGFVNNITTPEGGTHVMGFRNALTKTFNDYARKNKLLKDTEPNLSGEDIREGLTAIISVKIEDPQFEGQTKQKLGNSEARGAVDSVVSRQLEIFLEQNPQVAKQTVEKSVLAQRAREAARKARDLTRRKSALDGMSLPGKLADCSDKNPENCEIYIVEGDSAGGSAKTARDRATQAILPLRGKILNVEKARLDKIYGNAEIKAMITAFGTGIHEDFDISKLRYHKIIIMTDADVDGAHISTLLLTFLYRFMPDLIKEGYVYLAQPPLYKLEKNKKVWYAYSDEELDNILTEVGRDTNNKIQRYKGLGEMDAEQLWDTTMDPEHRVLLRVTMDEETTSELDLTFTTLMGDKVEPRREFIEENAKYVKNLDV